The DNA segment GTAACCAATGGGGTCGCCGTGCGGATGGCGGTCATGCACGTCCTTGCCAATGCGGGCAGCTCCAAAGAACTCTAAACTCTAAGAATCTCCGGTGCTCACATTGCCGGGCGCTTTTTGCCGGAAAGGAAGATACTATGACGTCGTATGTCATCAAAAATGGACACGTGATCAATCCAGCGAGTAATACTTCAGAACCCCTCGATGTGCTCATTGCAGGCGACAAAGTGGTTAAAATTGGGCATAATCTAAAAGGGGATGTCGTCATTAATGCCGAGGGCCATGTGGTCAGTCCGGGCCTCGTCGATATTCATTGTAACTTTCGGGAACCGGGCGGTGAATCAAAAGAAACCATCGCGACGGGCAGCCTTGCAGCGGCGGCGGGCGGTTTCACGACCGTTGTAACCATGGCCAATACGAATCCCGTTATCGATAATGCGGGGCTTGTAGAGCTGGTAATCCGCCGTGCCCGCGAAGAGGCGTGCATCCACGTACTTCCCGCTGCCTGTGCCACCAAAGGGTTGATCGGTAACGAAATTACGGAAATGGCGGATCTTAAAAAAG comes from the Candidatus Hydrogenedentota bacterium genome and includes:
- a CDS encoding amidohydrolase family protein — translated: MTSYVIKNGHVINPASNTSEPLDVLIAGDKVVKIGHNLKGDVVINAEGHVVSPGLVDIHCNFREPGGESKETIATGSLAAAAGGFTTVVTMANTNPVIDNAGLVELVIRRAREEACIHVLPAACATKGLIGNEITEMADLKKAGAVAVTDDGQDVASSALMLRALEYANMVGMPFLSHCEDESLAEGGAMNEGYTATLMG